The Nocardia arthritidis genome has a window encoding:
- a CDS encoding aldo/keto reductase translates to MATTSTSRPADASGTFAIGGDLTVNRLGFGAMQLTGPGVWGDPKDPDEAVRVLRRAVELGVNFIDTADSYGPFVSEQLIRKALHPYQDDLVIATKGGLSRSGPGDWRPLGRPEYLRQQTELSLRHLGVDRIDLYQLHRIDPKVPLADQLGELVLLQQEGKIRHIGVSQVSVDQLKQASQIATIVSVQNLYNLANRTDEDVLTFAEQANIAFIPWFPIATGELARPGGPLDAIAKEHGSTPAQLALAWLLRRSPVMLPIPGTSSVAHLRENLEAARIELSDKEFQALTDAV, encoded by the coding sequence ATGGCAACAACGAGTACCTCCCGCCCCGCCGATGCGTCGGGCACCTTCGCCATCGGCGGCGATCTGACCGTCAACCGACTCGGCTTCGGTGCGATGCAGCTCACCGGTCCCGGCGTCTGGGGCGATCCGAAGGATCCCGACGAGGCCGTGCGCGTTCTGCGCCGCGCGGTCGAGTTGGGTGTGAACTTCATCGATACCGCCGACTCCTACGGTCCGTTCGTCAGCGAACAACTGATCCGCAAGGCGCTGCACCCTTACCAGGACGATCTGGTCATCGCCACCAAGGGCGGGTTGAGCCGATCCGGCCCCGGCGACTGGCGCCCGCTCGGCAGGCCCGAATATCTGCGCCAGCAAACCGAATTGAGCCTGCGCCACCTCGGCGTCGACCGAATCGACCTGTATCAGCTGCACCGCATCGATCCGAAGGTGCCGCTGGCCGATCAGCTCGGCGAGCTCGTACTGCTGCAGCAGGAGGGCAAGATCCGGCACATCGGCGTCTCACAGGTGAGCGTCGACCAGTTGAAGCAGGCAAGCCAGATCGCGACCATCGTCTCCGTGCAGAACCTGTACAACCTGGCCAACCGCACCGACGAAGATGTGCTGACCTTCGCCGAACAGGCGAATATCGCCTTCATTCCATGGTTCCCGATCGCCACCGGCGAACTCGCCCGCCCCGGCGGACCGCTCGACGCGATCGCGAAGGAGCACGGCTCGACACCGGCCCAGCTGGCGCTGGCCTGGCTGCTGCGCCGCTCGCCGGTAATGCTGCCGATTCCGGGCACCAGCAGCGTCGCGCATCTGCGGGAGAATCTGGAAGCCGCGCGAATCGAATTGTCCGACAAGGAATTCCAGGCACTCACCGACGCGGTGTGA
- a CDS encoding helix-turn-helix domain-containing protein, with protein MVEIDWTGEDVLALRTAMRRSRSEFARLVGVTQRTVILWENGRTARMHAASQRLLDRVLSEADSVVVARFERAITAGREMAPTNPAGAAGRRIPALDKEVEDDDMQRRELLACIGAGLAGQAAAMVAGEPEKMLATLDAGSISERRLALLEESADTLGRTVVQVPPHELLQGTLEQFRTVRSILADRQATHQQIRLVRSAGRLANIVGEILFNDGHFGRARMWYTTAIHAAQDIGDRFSEDIALAGLAYLPTYSDKPREVLRLLGPRLGENPNHGAAAAWLWGMAARAHASVGESAQFEYCIARSANALDGIPNAELPVGIFSFRPEKLAFYRAIGYSRLGRAEETAQAAAQALSLYDPRETTEPALVRFEHATALLESGEVEHACAVATEAITDGNTYVGLTVGKRARLFDAALTHRRGPAIADWQERARPVLAAATDRSM; from the coding sequence ATGGTTGAGATCGACTGGACGGGCGAAGACGTGCTCGCACTGCGCACGGCGATGCGGCGAAGTCGCTCCGAATTCGCCCGCCTGGTGGGAGTTACCCAGCGCACCGTGATCTTGTGGGAAAACGGCCGGACCGCCCGGATGCACGCCGCAAGTCAGCGCTTACTCGACCGGGTGTTGTCCGAGGCCGATTCAGTCGTCGTCGCGCGATTCGAGCGGGCGATCACAGCGGGCCGGGAGATGGCGCCCACCAACCCCGCCGGCGCCGCCGGCCGCCGAATCCCGGCCCTCGACAAGGAAGTCGAGGATGACGACATGCAGAGGCGAGAGTTATTGGCCTGCATCGGCGCGGGTCTGGCCGGCCAGGCGGCGGCCATGGTCGCGGGTGAACCGGAGAAAATGCTGGCGACCCTGGACGCCGGATCGATAAGCGAACGCAGGCTCGCCCTGCTGGAGGAATCGGCGGATACGCTCGGCCGCACCGTTGTTCAGGTGCCACCGCACGAATTGTTGCAGGGCACGCTCGAGCAATTCCGTACCGTCCGTTCGATTCTCGCCGATCGGCAGGCGACACATCAGCAGATCAGGCTGGTGCGCAGCGCGGGCCGGCTGGCCAATATCGTCGGCGAAATCCTGTTCAACGACGGGCATTTCGGCCGGGCCCGAATGTGGTACACCACGGCGATCCACGCGGCACAGGACATCGGAGATCGTTTTTCCGAGGATATCGCGCTGGCCGGTCTGGCATATCTGCCCACCTACAGCGACAAGCCGAGGGAGGTGCTGCGATTGCTGGGACCTAGGCTCGGGGAAAATCCGAATCACGGTGCGGCGGCTGCCTGGTTGTGGGGTATGGCGGCCCGTGCGCACGCGAGCGTCGGCGAGTCGGCGCAATTCGAATATTGCATCGCGCGATCGGCGAATGCGTTGGACGGAATTCCGAATGCCGAACTACCGGTCGGCATTTTCTCCTTCCGGCCGGAGAAACTCGCCTTCTATCGCGCGATCGGTTATTCGCGGCTCGGTCGCGCCGAGGAGACCGCACAGGCGGCGGCACAGGCACTTTCGCTCTACGACCCGAGGGAGACCACCGAACCGGCGCTGGTGCGGTTCGAGCACGCCACCGCGCTGCTCGAATCCGGCGAGGTCGAACACGCATGCGCCGTCGCGACCGAGGCCATCACCGACGGCAACACCTACGTCGGGCTGACCGTTGGCAAACGCGCGCGGCTCTTCGACGCGGCGCTGACGCATCGGCGCGGGCCCGCGATCGCCGACTGGCAGGAGCGGGCGCGTCCGGTGCTCGCGGCGGCGACGGACCGGTCGATGTAG
- the mftG gene encoding mycofactocin dehydrogenase MftG translates to MVDTLVIGGGTAGCVLAARLSADPGHRVLLLEAGSGAVSAELRDATRLPIGPEADWLWRYPVTLAAGVPGNIVRGKVLGGSGAINGGYFARATAADFAAWSAGIGPTWAFDAVLPGYRRLERDLDYGDSPEHGADGPIPVRRIANPAPITREFAEAAAAAGFPLIPDLNAVAAPAIGLAPVPCSVDDGLRMDTGSAYLRPALGRPNLVVQDKTLVTRIRFRRDRAVGVDYRRGGATGTIAAGRIVVCAGAIESAALLLRSGIGDPERLRALGITVVQALPVGERFSDHPEIGIEYRRDTTHTGRGGVAVEYVLALDDLEIRPYTVTFRPGVRMLGVALMRPRSAGTVRLRSADPAEPPLIEYRYLTATEDRERLRAGVAVADELLRKVPAVRVTARAPSGDGTAWAAWLLANLGTSQHLSGTCRMGPADDERAVVDARCGVYGLDGLSVVDLSVVPVPLSRGPQATVVLLAERAAEWLSRC, encoded by the coding sequence ATGGTCGACACGCTCGTCATCGGGGGCGGTACCGCGGGCTGTGTGCTTGCCGCGCGGTTGAGCGCGGATCCCGGGCACCGCGTATTGCTGTTGGAGGCGGGCAGCGGTGCGGTATCGGCCGAGCTGCGCGATGCCACCCGGCTGCCGATCGGACCCGAAGCGGACTGGCTGTGGCGCTATCCGGTGACGCTGGCCGCGGGCGTGCCGGGAAATATCGTGCGCGGCAAGGTACTCGGCGGTTCCGGCGCGATCAACGGCGGCTATTTCGCGCGCGCGACCGCGGCGGATTTCGCGGCCTGGTCGGCGGGCATCGGCCCGACGTGGGCATTCGACGCGGTGCTTCCCGGATATCGGCGGCTGGAACGGGATCTGGACTACGGCGACAGTCCCGAGCACGGTGCCGACGGCCCGATTCCGGTGCGCCGCATCGCGAATCCGGCCCCGATCACCAGGGAGTTCGCCGAAGCCGCTGCGGCAGCGGGCTTTCCGCTCATTCCGGATTTGAATGCGGTGGCAGCGCCCGCCATCGGGCTGGCGCCGGTGCCGTGCAGCGTCGATGACGGTCTGCGGATGGATACCGGGTCGGCCTATCTACGGCCCGCGCTCGGGCGACCGAATCTCGTGGTGCAGGACAAAACCCTGGTGACGCGCATCAGATTTCGCCGCGATCGCGCGGTCGGCGTCGATTATCGGCGCGGCGGCGCGACGGGCACGATCGCGGCCGGCCGGATCGTGGTCTGCGCGGGTGCGATCGAATCGGCCGCGCTGCTGCTGCGGTCCGGGATCGGCGATCCGGAACGGCTACGGGCGCTGGGCATTACGGTTGTCCAGGCGCTGCCCGTCGGCGAGCGGTTCAGCGACCACCCGGAGATCGGCATCGAATATCGGCGCGACACAACGCATACCGGGCGCGGCGGTGTCGCGGTGGAATATGTGCTCGCACTCGACGATCTCGAGATCCGGCCGTACACCGTGACATTCCGGCCGGGGGTGCGCATGCTCGGCGTCGCGCTGATGCGGCCACGGTCCGCCGGGACAGTGCGACTGCGCTCCGCCGACCCGGCGGAGCCACCGCTGATCGAGTACCGCTACCTCACCGCAACCGAGGATCGGGAGCGGCTGCGCGCCGGTGTCGCGGTGGCCGACGAGCTATTGCGCAAGGTGCCAGCGGTACGGGTGACCGCGCGGGCGCCGTCCGGCGACGGTACGGCGTGGGCTGCCTGGTTGCTGGCGAATCTCGGTACCTCGCAACATCTTTCGGGAACCTGTCGGATGGGCCCGGCCGACGACGAGCGCGCGGTCGTCGATGCGCGGTGCGGAGTGTACGGGCTGGACGGTCTGTCCGTGGTGGATCTGTCGGTGGTGCCGGTGCCGCTGAGCCGGGGTCCGCAGGCCACCGTTGTGCTGCTCGCCGAGCGCGCGGCCGAATGGCTGAGCCGTTGCTGA
- the mftF gene encoding mycofactocin biosynthesis glycosyltransferase MftF (Members of this protein family, MftF, are glycosyltransferases, members of PF00535 (glycosyl transferase family 2). The encoding gene is found as part of the mycofactocin cassette, in Mycobacterium tuberculosis, many other Actinobacteria, and occasional members of other lineages. Mycofactocin itself, a putative redox carrier, is a heavily modified derivative of the C-terminal Val-Tyr dipeptide of the mycofactocin precursor MftA (TIGR03969).): MRNDRLPDGFGVRIDPRVRAYSGGRILIGGSPARLLRLAPEAAEMIGDGYLEVTGPKSAVVARRLLDSGVANPRPRLLPSPEDVTVIVPLYNNADGLARLLAALRGHNVIVVDDGSDQPVRIPRNRGTRCRVTVLRHDRRQGPAAARNAGLRAATTEFVAFLDSDVVPRSGWLEVMLGHFSDPEVALVAPRIVALDPESNTLARYEHTRSSLDLGRREAAVQSRGLVSYVPSAALLVRRRVLLGEGGFDESMRVAEDVDLCWRLEQAGWRLRYEPAAHVAHDHRVSFRAWFGRKLFYGTGAAPLGERHKGMVSPLQVPSWTVLATVLFGTLTKWGMFGGLLTLATALIRLRRVFTGVDNSTRIAAIYLSRGFFAGLWRLASAMCRHYWPVTLLAMLASKRIRRIAVTMAVADGLADWFTHRDAGGLDPVRYVAYKRLDDIAYGAGLWLGAFRARSVEALKPTAPPH; encoded by the coding sequence ATGCGCAATGATCGCCTGCCCGACGGATTCGGGGTGCGGATCGATCCACGGGTACGCGCATACTCCGGAGGGCGGATCCTCATCGGGGGTTCGCCCGCGAGGTTGCTGCGACTTGCCCCGGAGGCCGCCGAGATGATCGGCGACGGGTACCTGGAGGTGACCGGTCCGAAGTCCGCCGTCGTTGCCAGAAGGCTGCTCGACTCCGGGGTCGCCAATCCGCGGCCCCGGCTGTTGCCGTCGCCGGAGGACGTGACCGTCATTGTGCCGCTGTACAACAACGCGGACGGGCTCGCCCGGCTGCTCGCGGCGCTGCGCGGTCACAATGTGATCGTCGTCGACGACGGCTCGGACCAGCCGGTGCGCATCCCGCGCAACCGAGGCACCCGCTGCCGGGTCACCGTGCTGCGGCACGACCGCAGGCAGGGCCCCGCGGCGGCGCGCAATGCCGGATTGCGGGCGGCGACAACCGAGTTCGTCGCATTTCTCGACTCCGATGTGGTGCCGCGCAGCGGTTGGCTCGAGGTGATGCTCGGTCACTTCAGCGATCCGGAGGTCGCGCTGGTCGCGCCGCGCATCGTCGCGCTCGACCCCGAGTCGAATACGCTGGCCCGCTACGAGCACACCAGGTCGTCGCTCGACCTCGGCAGGCGCGAGGCCGCGGTGCAGTCCCGCGGGCTGGTCTCGTACGTGCCGAGCGCGGCGCTGCTGGTGCGCAGGCGGGTGCTGCTCGGCGAGGGCGGCTTCGACGAATCCATGCGGGTGGCCGAGGATGTCGACCTGTGCTGGCGGCTGGAGCAGGCGGGCTGGCGGCTGCGCTACGAACCGGCCGCGCACGTCGCGCACGACCACCGGGTGTCGTTCCGCGCGTGGTTCGGCCGAAAGCTGTTCTACGGCACCGGCGCCGCCCCGCTCGGCGAACGGCATAAGGGCATGGTGTCGCCGCTGCAGGTGCCGTCCTGGACGGTGCTTGCCACCGTGTTGTTCGGCACGCTGACCAAGTGGGGGATGTTCGGCGGGCTGCTGACGCTGGCCACCGCGCTGATCCGACTACGCAGGGTGTTCACCGGCGTCGACAATTCGACGCGGATCGCGGCCATCTACCTCTCGCGCGGATTCTTCGCCGGACTGTGGCGGCTGGCCTCGGCGATGTGCAGGCACTACTGGCCGGTCACCCTGTTGGCGATGTTGGCGTCCAAGCGGATTCGCCGGATCGCGGTGACCATGGCCGTCGCGGACGGACTGGCCGATTGGTTCACCCACCGCGATGCGGGCGGACTCGATCCGGTGCGCTATGTGGCGTACAAGCGGCTCGACGATATCGCCTACGGCGCCGGGCTGTGGCTCGGCGCATTCCGCGCGCGCAGCGTCGAGGCGCTGAAACCCACCGCGCCGCCACACTGA
- the mftC gene encoding mycofactocin radical SAM maturase (MftC is a radical SAM/SPASM enzyme that catalyzes the first two steps in biosynthesis of the electron carrier mycofactocin from the terminal Val-Tyr dipeptide of the precursor peptide MftA.), giving the protein MLDVETRWRLHPRVALRPEPFGALLYHFGTRKLSFLKSPRIVEIVRSLPEHASASAAIRAAGIADDAAGPYLRALAQLAESDMLVGDGKQVVAQPVSDIPSRIAQPARGTRLIDKFETGLAAPICLTWELTYACNLSCVHCLSASGRRDPRELSTEQCKALIDEFQRMQVFYVNIGGGEPTVRQDFWELVDYATAHDVGVKFSTNGVRITPQVATRLAASDYVDVQISLDGADAEVNDAVRGPGSYEMAIRALENLASAGFRDAKLSVVATRHNIPQLDEFRAIAERYGATLRLTRLRPSGRGADVWDELHPTAEQQRELYEWLLRNGEGVLTGDSFFHLSAYGEALPGLNMCGAGRVVCLVDPVGDVYACPFAIHDRFRAGNVLADGGFERVWADSELFAELRVPSGGGACSGCAHYDACRGGCMAAKFFTGLPADGPDPECVQGYGAAALADGGRTIPRPAVDHSRPSAARRESRGPVPLTLSVRRPSRACAESPLA; this is encoded by the coding sequence ATGCTCGACGTCGAAACTCGATGGCGGCTGCATCCCCGGGTGGCGCTGCGCCCCGAACCGTTCGGTGCGCTGCTCTACCATTTCGGCACCCGCAAGCTCTCCTTCCTGAAGAGCCCGCGGATCGTCGAGATCGTCCGCTCGTTGCCCGAGCACGCTTCGGCGTCCGCCGCGATCCGGGCCGCGGGCATCGCCGATGACGCGGCGGGTCCGTACCTGCGGGCGCTCGCGCAGCTGGCCGAATCCGACATGCTGGTCGGTGATGGGAAACAGGTTGTCGCACAGCCTGTTTCGGATATTCCGAGCAGGATCGCGCAACCGGCGCGCGGCACCCGCCTGATCGACAAATTCGAAACCGGTTTGGCCGCACCGATCTGCCTCACCTGGGAACTCACCTACGCATGCAATCTGTCCTGCGTGCACTGCCTTTCCGCATCGGGACGGCGCGATCCGCGCGAGCTGAGCACCGAGCAGTGCAAGGCGCTGATCGACGAGTTCCAGCGGATGCAGGTGTTCTATGTGAACATCGGCGGCGGCGAACCCACCGTGCGACAGGACTTCTGGGAGCTGGTCGACTATGCGACCGCGCACGACGTCGGAGTCAAGTTCTCCACCAACGGTGTTCGCATCACCCCGCAGGTGGCCACGCGGCTCGCCGCGAGCGACTATGTGGACGTACAGATTTCGCTGGACGGCGCGGATGCCGAGGTGAACGATGCGGTGCGCGGCCCCGGTTCGTACGAGATGGCCATTCGCGCATTGGAAAACCTCGCGTCGGCGGGCTTCCGGGACGCCAAGCTCTCCGTCGTCGCGACAAGGCACAATATCCCGCAGCTCGACGAGTTCCGCGCGATAGCCGAAAGATACGGCGCCACACTGCGTTTGACGCGTCTTCGGCCGTCGGGCCGCGGTGCGGACGTATGGGACGAACTGCATCCGACGGCCGAGCAGCAGCGCGAACTCTACGAGTGGCTGCTGCGAAACGGCGAGGGGGTGCTCACCGGCGATTCGTTCTTCCATCTGTCCGCGTACGGCGAGGCGCTGCCCGGGCTGAATATGTGCGGCGCGGGCCGGGTGGTGTGCCTGGTGGATCCGGTCGGCGATGTGTACGCCTGCCCGTTCGCCATTCACGACCGGTTCCGGGCCGGGAATGTGCTGGCGGACGGCGGTTTCGAGCGGGTATGGGCGGATTCGGAGCTGTTCGCCGAACTGCGCGTGCCGAGTGGCGGCGGGGCCTGCTCCGGCTGCGCGCACTACGACGCCTGCCGCGGCGGTTGTATGGCGGCCAAATTCTTCACCGGGCTGCCCGCCGACGGACCCGATCCGGAGTGCGTTCAGGGTTACGGCGCGGCGGCGCTCGCCGATGGCGGGCGCACCATTCCGCGTCCGGCGGTCGATCATTCGCGTCCGAGCGCGGCGCGGCGCGAGTCCCGCGGCCCCGTCCCGTTGACGCTGTCGGTTCGCCGACCGTCGCGTGCCTGCGCGGAAAGCCCGCTGGCGTAG
- the mftA gene encoding mycofactocin precursor MftA (Mycofactocin is a small molecule electron carrier derived from the final two amino acids, Val-Tyr, of MftA, the mycofactocin precursor. It plays a role in redox homeostasis and the metabolism of alcohols and aldehydes in Actinobacteria, including Mycobacterium tuberculosis.): MSQYAFPAAGEVDDADLIEETLIEEVSIDGMCGVY, from the coding sequence ATGTCGCAGTACGCATTCCCCGCCGCCGGCGAGGTCGATGACGCCGACCTGATCGAGGAGACGCTGATCGAAGAGGTGTCCATCGACGGCATGTGCGGCGTCTACTGA
- the mftR2 gene encoding mycofactocin system transcriptional regulator MftR2, translating into MRNHGGTGGTANQTLSESEIVEAALRVVREDGVEKLSMRRLSRELGVSPMAPYYYVADKRELLDLVASAALTGVRTPPPESGPWQQRLRDLVDQIDEKLRKHPGLGDVLIEQMLGKQLDLIAAVMEILFDAGFNDRNVLAAYATIHTYLFGRSRVNPRDRSAPADVTLPDSVARATKYIADLRGKYSYDFGMDVLVAGLEAQLVRQPKADVR; encoded by the coding sequence TTGCGTAACCACGGCGGGACCGGGGGTACCGCGAATCAAACACTGTCGGAATCCGAGATCGTCGAGGCGGCGCTGCGGGTGGTCCGCGAGGACGGCGTGGAGAAATTGTCGATGCGGCGACTCTCCCGCGAACTGGGCGTCTCACCGATGGCGCCCTACTACTACGTCGCCGACAAACGCGAGTTGCTCGACCTCGTCGCCAGTGCCGCGCTCACCGGAGTGCGCACGCCACCACCGGAATCCGGGCCGTGGCAGCAGCGCCTGCGCGACCTCGTCGACCAGATCGATGAGAAGTTGCGCAAACATCCCGGCCTCGGCGATGTGCTGATCGAGCAGATGCTCGGCAAACAGCTGGATTTGATCGCGGCGGTGATGGAGATACTCTTCGACGCGGGCTTCAACGACCGCAATGTGCTCGCCGCGTACGCGACGATCCACACCTACCTGTTCGGCCGCAGCCGGGTGAACCCGCGCGACCGTTCGGCGCCCGCCGATGTCACCCTCCCCGACTCGGTGGCACGCGCCACCAAATACATTGCGGACCTGCGCGGAAAGTATTCGTACGACTTCGGCATGGACGTACTCGTCGCGGGCCTGGAGGCCCAGCTTGTCCGTCAGCCGAAGGCAGACGTACGATAA
- a CDS encoding ferredoxin--NADP reductase yields MTTASELPHGSRSAVLRVAAVIAETPDTCSLVFDVPDELSAKFAYQPGQFLTLRIPSELTGSVARCYSLASSPFTDDRPKVTVKRTVDGYGSNWLCDNVKAGDQLEVLPPSGVFTPKDLDADLLLFGAGSGITPVMSILKSALARGNGRIVLVYANRDAESVIFATELRELADKNPQRLTVIHWLEPLQGLPTADGLATLVTPYTDFEAFMCGPKPFMDRVHDALSRLGVPRARTHAEIFNSLAGDPFTDAEPVEVSEQDAAEAATVEVELDGEVHELKWPRKQTLVDIMLAKGIDVPYSCQEGECGSCACTVLEGKVEMDNSEILDPEDIENGYILGCQAHPVTDRLRIQF; encoded by the coding sequence ATGACGACAGCATCGGAGCTTCCGCACGGCTCGCGCTCGGCCGTACTGCGGGTGGCCGCGGTCATCGCCGAAACACCCGACACCTGTTCGCTGGTCTTCGACGTGCCCGACGAGTTGTCCGCCAAATTCGCCTACCAGCCCGGCCAATTCCTCACCCTGCGCATCCCGAGCGAGCTGACCGGCTCGGTGGCGCGCTGCTATTCGCTGGCCAGCTCCCCGTTCACCGATGACCGGCCCAAGGTCACCGTCAAGCGCACCGTCGACGGCTACGGCTCGAACTGGTTGTGCGACAACGTGAAAGCCGGCGATCAGCTCGAAGTGCTGCCGCCCTCAGGGGTTTTCACGCCCAAGGACCTGGACGCCGATCTGCTGCTGTTCGGCGCGGGCAGTGGAATCACACCGGTGATGTCCATCCTCAAATCCGCGCTGGCCCGGGGCAACGGCCGAATCGTGCTGGTATACGCCAACCGCGACGCCGAATCGGTCATCTTCGCCACCGAACTGCGCGAGCTGGCCGACAAGAATCCGCAGCGGCTCACCGTAATTCACTGGCTGGAGCCGCTGCAGGGCCTGCCGACCGCCGACGGACTCGCCACCCTGGTGACGCCGTACACGGATTTCGAGGCGTTCATGTGCGGGCCCAAACCGTTCATGGACCGCGTGCACGACGCACTGTCCCGGCTCGGCGTCCCGCGGGCGCGCACCCACGCCGAAATCTTCAATTCCCTTGCCGGAGACCCGTTCACCGACGCCGAGCCGGTCGAGGTCAGCGAGCAGGACGCGGCCGAGGCTGCCACCGTCGAGGTGGAACTCGACGGCGAGGTGCACGAGCTGAAGTGGCCGCGCAAGCAGACGCTGGTCGACATCATGCTGGCCAAGGGCATCGACGTGCCCTACTCCTGCCAGGAGGGCGAGTGCGGCTCCTGCGCGTGCACGGTGCTGGAGGGCAAGGTCGAGATGGACAACTCCGAAATCCTGGACCCGGAGGATATCGAGAACGGCTACATCCTCGGCTGCCAGGCACATCCGGTGACCGACCGCCTGCGCATCCAGTTCTAG
- a CDS encoding DNA alkylation repair protein, which translates to MTRPGAPTAQQVRAALAEVADPADAIALQRFFKTGPGEYGAGDVFIGVRVPVTRSIAKRFAALPLDEIDLLLDSPVHEERLAGLVLLNGRFARASRGVPDEVEQRRIVDRYLAAVRRGRVNNWDLVDVSAENIIGPWLLDRPRDLLFELAQADSLWERRVALLSTFAFIKAGDASTTFALSELLLDDRRDLIQKALGWMLREVGKRIDRTLLTGFLDVNAAKLGRTALSYATEHLDAETRADYRSR; encoded by the coding sequence GTGACCCGACCCGGCGCTCCGACGGCGCAGCAGGTGCGGGCGGCGCTGGCCGAGGTCGCCGATCCGGCCGATGCCATTGCGCTACAGCGCTTTTTCAAGACCGGGCCCGGCGAATACGGTGCGGGCGATGTCTTCATCGGCGTGCGGGTCCCGGTGACTCGTTCGATCGCGAAACGCTTTGCGGCACTTCCGCTCGACGAGATCGACCTACTGCTGGACAGCCCGGTGCACGAGGAGCGGCTGGCCGGGCTGGTGCTGCTCAACGGCCGGTTCGCGCGGGCGTCGCGCGGCGTACCCGACGAGGTCGAGCAGCGCAGAATCGTCGACCGGTATCTGGCCGCCGTGCGTCGCGGCCGGGTGAACAACTGGGATCTGGTGGACGTTTCGGCCGAGAACATCATCGGGCCGTGGCTGCTGGACCGGCCTCGCGATCTGCTTTTCGAACTGGCCCAAGCGGATTCGCTGTGGGAGCGGCGGGTCGCGCTGCTGTCCACCTTCGCGTTCATCAAAGCGGGCGATGCGTCGACCACCTTCGCGCTGAGTGAGTTACTGCTCGACGATCGCCGCGACCTGATCCAGAAGGCGCTGGGCTGGATGCTGCGCGAGGTGGGTAAGCGGATCGATCGAACCCTGCTCACCGGCTTCCTCGACGTCAATGCCGCGAAGCTGGGCCGCACCGCATTGAGTTATGCCACAGAGCATTTGGATGCCGAAACGCGCGCCGACTACCGTTCGCGCTAG
- a CDS encoding glutamate racemase yields the protein MIVALIDSGLGMLPTAAWLRKLRPDVDLLLQLDPDGMPWGPKPEQWTIDRVVGTAHRSIELGAEVIVLPCNTASVTALEQVRAEVGPDIPVIGTVPAIKPAAAVCASVAVWATVATTASRYQADLIARFAGEAKVVGVACPGLAEAIDAGDLAAARDAIRLAAEQTPADVDGVVLGCTHYPLMLDAIVGALPDAVRLFDSAQAVAAQTIRRMDALGRPTTGNGGVLVFNSGRPGELPSSAAAFEPGRILGAQA from the coding sequence GTGATCGTCGCGCTCATCGATTCGGGTCTCGGCATGCTGCCGACGGCGGCATGGTTGCGCAAGTTGCGTCCCGATGTGGATCTGCTGCTGCAACTGGATCCCGACGGTATGCCGTGGGGACCGAAACCGGAGCAGTGGACGATCGATCGGGTGGTCGGCACCGCGCATCGTTCGATCGAATTGGGCGCCGAGGTCATCGTGCTGCCATGCAATACCGCCAGCGTCACCGCGCTCGAGCAGGTGCGCGCCGAGGTCGGCCCGGACATCCCGGTGATCGGCACGGTGCCCGCGATCAAACCGGCCGCGGCGGTGTGCGCCTCGGTGGCCGTGTGGGCGACGGTGGCCACCACCGCGAGCCGGTACCAGGCCGATCTGATCGCCAGATTCGCCGGTGAGGCGAAGGTGGTCGGCGTCGCCTGCCCTGGCCTGGCCGAGGCGATCGACGCGGGCGATCTGGCCGCCGCGCGGGACGCGATCCGGCTCGCCGCCGAGCAGACACCCGCCGACGTGGACGGTGTGGTGCTGGGCTGCACCCACTATCCGCTGATGCTCGACGCGATCGTCGGTGCGCTGCCCGATGCGGTCCGGCTCTTCGACAGTGCGCAAGCCGTTGCGGCGCAGACGATTCGGCGCATGGACGCACTCGGCCGCCCGACCACCGGCAACGGCGGGGTGCTCGTCTTCAACAGCGGCCGCCCCGGCGAATTGCCAAGCAGCGCTGCCGCTTTCGAGCCCGGACGGATTCTCGGCGCACAGGCGTGA